One Phalacrocorax aristotelis unplaced genomic scaffold, bGulAri2.1 scaffold_127, whole genome shotgun sequence DNA window includes the following coding sequences:
- the LOC142051286 gene encoding hydroperoxide isomerase ALOXE3-like has translation MAVYKVKVATGSILAAGTSNSISITLVGSRGESRQTTVSLYLLPGKEKDLTVSCEQDLGPIILIRLHKKRLFLEDAWFCNDVCVVAPDGTLYHFPCYQWLEGTTTVELREGSGKKLADDQLDILKEHRRKELEARKEAYQWKSFAEGWPHCLKVDSVEELDSNSQFSSMRSTNFTGVLLFQKASYLLSGFLLRRTSWTSLDEMRSIFSRTQGRDIVPEYVAKHWQEDDFFGYQFLNGNNPIIIRRCETLPAKFPVTAEMVAGSLRGDTNLGKEMQEGRIFIVDYELLEDIPAGTIHGRQQYVAAPLCLLHQGTDGLLRPIAIQLSQTPGPNSPIFFPSDAEWDWLLAKTWVRNADFYSHQLLTHLLRTHLFAEVFAIATLRQLPACHPLFKLLIPHFHFTFHINTLARTVLISPDGIIAKASGVTYEGLKLIVQRGLEQVTYTSLCFPDDIQHRGMAHIPNYLYRDDGMSLWEVVKSFVSGIVAFYYQEDAAVSGDTELQAWVMEIFTNGFLGRSSSGIPSSLQTVAELNKFLTMVVFTCSVQHAAVNNGQYDLGTFLPNNPSSMRQPPPMTKGKAFLQSFLETVPEVDTTASIVVALILLSSRLNDVTLLGHYPEERFTEAEPRRLIRTFQAQLKEIQDRIEERNYSTSLRYNYMNPMETENSISI, from the exons ATGGCTGTCTACAAGGTGAAGGTGGCAACGGGTAGCATCCTCGCAGCTGGGACCAGCAACAGCATCTCCATCACCTTGGTGGGCAGCCGTGGCGAGAGTCGCCAGACAACCGTCAGCTTATACTTACTGCCGGGAAAG GAGAAGGACCTGACCGTGTCCTGTGAGCAGGACTTGGGTCCCATCATCCTCATCCGCCTGCACAAGAAACGGCTCTTCTTGGAGGATGCCTGGTTCTGCAACGATGTTTGTGTGGTGGCCCCTGACGGCACTCTCTACCACTTCCCCTGTTACCAGTGGCTGGAGGGAACCACCACCGTGGAGCTCCGGGAGGGCTCAG GGAAAAAGCTGGCGGATGATCAGCTGGATATCCTCAAGGAGCATCGGCGGAAGGAGCTGGAGGCACGGAAGGAGGCTTACCA GTGGAAGAGCTTCGCCGAAGGCTGGCCCCATTGCCTCAAAGTGGACTCCGTCGAGGAACTGGATTCTAACAGTCAGTTCTCCAGCATGAGGTCCACCAACTTCACTGGTGTCCTCCTATTCCA AAAGGCCTCCTACCTTCTGTCAGGGTTCCTGTTGAGACGCACCTCCTGGACGAGCCTGGATGAGATGCGCAGCATCTTCTCCCGGACACAGGGCAGGGATATTG TCCCCGAGTACGTGGCCAAGCACTGGCAAGAGGATGACTTCTTCGGTTACCAGTTCCTGAACGGCAACAATCCCATCATCATCCGTCGATGTGAGACGCTGCCGGCCAAATTCCCAGTGACGGCGGAGATGGTAGCTGGTTCTTTGCGTGGTGACACCAATCTGGGCAAGGAGATGCAAGAGGGTCGGATCTTCATCGTGGACTACGAGCTGCTGGAGGACATCCCGGCTGGCACCATACACGGGCGCCAGCAGTACGTGGCCGCCCCACTCTGCCTGCTGCACCAGGGCACCGATGGGCTCCTACGCCCCATCGCCATCCAG CTCAGCCAAACACCGGGACCCAACAGCCCCATCTTCTTTCCAAGCGATGCCGAGTGGGACTGGCTGTTGGCCAAGACCTGGGTGCGCAATGCTGACTTCTACAGTCACCAGCTCCTCACCCACCTCTTGAGGACCCACCTCTTTGCGGAGGTCTTTGCCATTGCCACCCTACGTCAACTGCCTGCCTGTCACCCTCTCTTCAAG CTCCTCATCCCCCACTTCCATTTCACGTTTCACATCAACACGTTGGCCCGGACTGTCCTCATCAGCCCTGATGGCATCATTGCCAAG gCCTCAGGGGTCACCTACGAGGGGTTGAAGCTGATCGTCCAGCGGGGCTTGGAGCAGGTCACCTACACCTCCCTCTGCTTCCCCGATGACATCCAGCACCGCGGCATGGCCCACATCCCCAACTACCTCTACCGGGATGATGGGATGAGCCTCTGGGAAGTTGTCAAGAG CTTTGTCTCCGGCATCGTGGCTTTCTACTACCAGGAAGATGCGGCAGTGAGCGGGGACACCGAGCTGCAGGCATGGGTCATGGAGATCTTCACCAATGGCTTCTTGGGCAGGAGCTCCTCAG gTATCCCCTCCTCACTGCAGACAGTGGCGGAGCTCAACAAGTTCCTCACCATGGTGGTGTTCACCTGCTCGGTGCAGCATGCGGCTGTCAACAACGGGCAG TATGACCTGGGCACCTTCCTCCCCAACAACCCGTCCTCCATGCGCCAACCACCGCCGATGACGAAGGGCAAGGCCTTCCTCCAAAGCTTCCTCGAGACTGTCCCCGAGGTGGACACCACCGCCAGCATTGTGGTGGCCCTCATCCTCCTCAGCTCCCGCCTCAACGATGTG ACGCTCTTGGGACACTACCCCGAGGAGCGGTTCACGGAGGCAGAACCCCGGCGGCTCATCAGGACCTTCCAAGCGCAGCTGAAGGAGATCCAGGACCGCATCGAGGAGAGGAACTACAGCACCAGCCTGAGATACAACTACATGAACCCAATGGAGACTGAGAACAGCATCTCCATCTGA